Part of the Permianibacter fluminis genome, GACGGTGTCGGTCGCACCGAGCCACCGGGGCCACTGACAAACGGCTCGACGCTGCCATCACGCAAATCCATCCGGAAGATCTCGAAGATCTGCTTGTTGGAGTCCTTGTTGTACTCGAACGATTTGCCGGCCGTGGTGTCCTGCGAGTAATAAATGAAATTGCCATCCGGCGAAAAAGCCGGCTCACCCAGATCTTTCTGCCAGTTCGGTTTTTCATTGAGCTGCACGCCCTTGCCACCGCTGGCGTGATACAGCCAGATTTCGCCAGAGCCCAGCGAACGAGTGCCGGTGTAATGTTTGCGGGCGGCAATGTATTCGCCATTGGGATGCCAGATCGGATTGTTCAGCAGCCGGAAATCTTCATCGGTCACGGCTTTGGCGTCGCTGCCATCGGCGTTCATCAGCCAGACGTTGTCGCCGCCACCGGCATCACTCATGAAAGTGATGCGTTTGCCATCCGGCGAAAAACGCGCCTGATTTTCCCAGGCAATGGAATGGGTCAGCGCTTTCGCGTCACCGCCACTGCTCGGCATCACATACAGATCACCGAGCAGATCAAACAGAATTTGTTTGCCGTCCGGGCTGACATCGACGCTCATCCAGGTACCGGTATGGGTATCCAGCGTGACGGTTACTTTCTCGCCGGGAGGATTGTTGACATCCCATTTTTTCTTGTCGTCTTCGGCAGCGTGGACAGTGCCGGCAATGGCCAGCGCAAGCACAGAATATTTCCACCAGGACATGGTTTTCTCCGGTTGGCGTATTGAGGTTTCGAGAATGTGAGGCTCTTTTGTAAAAGCGACGCGGGGGAAACTGGACGCCCGAGCATAGCCGGAATCCTGCTACGGCCCTATGGTCATTTGCACACTTTCTTGGCGGCGACGCCGGTGCCGACATGTTGCAGCGCGTCGAAAGCTGCCACGTCTCCGGGTGCTGTGCGTCAAGCCGACGTGGTGACTTCCCGGTCCTTGGCAAACCAGACCAGCTCCGGCTCACCCGGATAGACCGAGCGCAGTCCCTGATACTGCATGCCGATTTTCGTCAGCAACCGGTGCGACGCGACGTTGTCGGCATTGGCGATGGCGATGACACGCGGCAATTGCAGCGTACTGAATGCGTAATCGAGTACTGCCGCCGCCGCTTCGCTGCCGTAGCCCTTGCCGTTGTGCTCGGTCAGAAACGCAAAACCGATATCGGGCCCCTCGAGTTGCTCACGCTTGAGCAGCCCGCACATGCCAATCGGTTGGTCACTGTCTTTGAGCGCGACCCGATGCAAACAAAAACCGTAACGCTCGTACATGGCATCCGGACCATCACGCAAATAGCGCAGCGCATCCAGCTCATTGCGAACCTGTTTGTCGCCGATAAAACGCAGAAACGAATCCTGATTCAGCAACTGCACCAGAAAGCTGGCATCGGCGCCGGTCATCCGGCGCATGCTCAGCCGTGTGGTTTGCAATAGATTCATCTGCTCGTCACTCGTATGCATATCAGCAGGTCACCGTCATTTTGCACAGGGCAGTTCAAAGTCGATATGGTAGTGCTCGTCGTGCCTGACCCAAGGTTTCTTCTTGGAAAATGGCAGCTGCTGCGCCAACCCTTTGCCACGCGCACTGCGAAACAGCAGCGCTTGCAGATCATTGTCGAAAATGACCCGGCGAATGCCAACACCACGCTCGGCCGCCGCCTGCTTGATGGCCAGCAGATGTTCGGCCATGGCGTCAAAATCGATGCTCAGGTCCTCGTACTTGCCAGCTTTGCTGAATTCGATTTTGTAGCCGAACTGATTGGACACACCGGTCGGCAGTGGCACTGACCGGCCTTTTTCATCACGCACAGGCACCATGAAATCAACCGACAAGCCGTTCTGGTGAGTCTTATGCGGCGAAAATTCACCGCCTTCACGCTTGCCGGTTTCTCCGTAAACGAACTGTATGGTCGGCTGCTGACTCGCCAGACTGGCGTACGCGGCCAGCACGACCGCATAGACCTGACTGTGCACATAGTTGCGGCCGAGCATCGCGCCGATACCGCTGTACGCTGAAAAATTGTCGCCAGAGCGGGGCAGCTGCCAACCGCGCTCGAGTCGGCCGTGTTCGGCGCTGCCATGACAGACACTGGTAGCGTCAACCGCAATTGCCGGCATGGCCGTCAGTATCAGCAGACTTCCGCAGCACATTCCGGTCAAGATTCGTTTTGTCATGCGTTCTCGTTCAACCAATGCTCGGTATCATCCCGTTTAACTCTGGGCACGTCTGCGCATGTCTGCTCGCTTGAGCCGCCCACTGCAACTCGTTAGTATGAGCCCCGCCAAAACAAGGACCGGCACGCACCGGAACAGGGATCTGTCGATGACTGCCGTTTCGTATTCTGCCCAAGCATACAGCCCTGACCACGGCGAGACCAAGCTGAGTGGCGAGCTGACCGTGACGGCGACTGCGGTGCACTTCCAAAGCCCCGACGCTCAAGTCACCTTGCCGTTGCAGGGCCTGCACATCAAGCTCGGCGGTGCCAGCAACCGGCTGGTGTTTTTTGAGCACCCGCAGATCCGCGACTGGGTGGTCTACAGCAGCGATCGCACGGTGCTGGCCAATCCGCATCTGGCCAGCCACCCCGAGGCCCGTGATCAGGTCAATGAGGCGCGCGGCGCCCGCATGGTTGGCTGGGGCATTTTTGCGTTTCTGCTGACGCTATTTGTTGCGCTGCCATTGTGGCTGGTCAGCAATCTGGATCGCGCCAGCGCCTGGGTCGCACCGAGCATTCCGGCCGATTGGGAGCACAAGCTCGGCGAGACTGTGTTTGCCCAGTACAAACTCAGCAACACCCTGCTCGATGACGCCGAGGCCAACCGCGCCCTGGCGCAACTGACCGGCGACCTGATCCAGGCGGCGCACAGCGAACGCTACAGCTTCACGCTGCATATCAATACCGACAGCGAACTCAATGCCTTTGCCCTGCCGGACGGCACCGTGGTGCTCAACGCCGGTCTGATTCTGGCCGCCGACCACGCCGACGAAGTGCTCGGCGTGCTGGCGCACGAGGTGTCCCATGTTCGCCATCAGCATGGCGTGCGCCAGATCATCAGTTCCAGTGGCATCTACCTGATTGTGTCCGCGCTGATTGGTGATGCCAGCGGCGTCATGGCGGTCGTTGCCAGCGCCTCGCCGATGCTGCTGAGCCAATCCTATTCACGCTATTTTGAAACCGAAGCCGATGCCGAAGGCGCCAAGCTGATGACGCAAATTCACGGCGATATCGGCGGTCTGGTCAGCTTCTTTGAGAAAATGCAGGCGCTGGAAGAGAAGCGGCTGGCCGAAATCACCGATGAGAATGCGCGCGAAGCCTTGAAGGCCACTGCCAATCTGCTCGGCACCCATCCGGCCACCGAAGATCGCATCAGCGCCTTGAAAGCCTTGGCAGCCCGGCACTATTCGCGTGACCCCAATCGTGAAGATGCATTCCAAGCCTTGAAAGCCCGTGTTGCCGAACTGGTCAGCAAAGCCGATGACGCCAAACCCGACGCTGATCCGGAATCGGAAAACCAATCAGCTGCCACCGAAAGCCAAACCGAACTCGCACGTTGATACTCGCCACTTAATATTCGTCACTTAATATTCGTCACTTAATACTCGTCACTTAATACTCGTCACTTAAGACATGCTCTGGAGACCCTGCTGTGAAAATTGATCTGAAAGGCAGCGCTGCCTTTTCCTATCTGGACGTCGAGCTCGCGCCCGGCGAAACACTGATCACCGAGCCGGACGCGATGGCCAGCATGGCCGCTGATCTGGATCTGGACGCCAAGTTCAACGGCGGTTTCATCAAGGGTCTGCTGCGCAAATACCTCGGAGGGGAAAGCCTGTTCATCAATCACTTCAGCAACAACACCAATGGGCCGCGCACGCTTACCGTGGTGCAACCAACGCCCGGCGCCCTGCGCTGCATCGACTTGCAGGGCAACAGTTTTTGCTTGCAACCGGGTGCGTTCCTGGCCTGCACACCGGGCGTCACGATCAGCCTGCGCTGGGCCGGTTTTGTCTCGCTGCTGGCCCGTGAAGGTTTGTTCAAGCTGGAAGTGTCCGGTACCGGTCAGGTCTGGTATGGCGCCTACGGCGAATTGCTCGAGCGCGAGGTCGATGGCGAATTCATCGTCGACAGCGGCCATCTGGTTGGCTACGAGCCGCAGATGCAATTGAAGCTGCAACTGGCCGGCGGCATTTTCTCCAGCCTGTTCGGCGGCGAAGGTCTGGTCACCCGCCTGCAGGGCAAAGGCAAGATCATCATTCAAACTCGCAGCATTTCCGGCCTCGTTGGCTGGCTCAACCCGAAATTGCCGTAAGGAAGCGCGTCATGCATATTGAATTTTCACATCAACCGGGCAACACGGCGGCGCGCATCCAGCTGGCGCAAGGTGAAAGCTGCACAGCCGAATCCGGCGCCATGATCGCGATGAGCGGCAATATGGACATCACCACGACCACGCACAAAAAGGGCAGTGGCAGTGTCATGAAGGCGGTGAAACGGCTGCTGTCCGGCGAATCGCTGTTCCTGAACCATTTTGAACCGCGCAGTGGCAATGGCGAAGTCTGGCTCGGATCGACGCTGGCCGGCGACATGATGGAGTATCAACTGAACAACGAGAGCCTGATTGTCCAGTCGGGTTCATTTCTCGCCTGCGAAAGCGGCATTGAAATCGATCTCGGTTGGCAGGGTTTCAAATCGCTGCTATCCGGTGAAAGCGTGTTCTGGCTGAACCTGAAAGGCAAAGGCAAAGTGGTGCTGAGCAGCTTCGGCGCGATTTATCCGGTGCAGGTCAACGGCGAATACATCGTCGATACCGGCCACATCGTTGCGTTCAACGAAACGCTGGACTTCAGCCTGACCAAGGCCGGCAAGAGCTGGATTCATTCCATGCTGGGTGGTGAAGGGCTGGTCTGCAAATTCAAGGGCCGCGGCACGGTCTGGTGCCAGTCGCACAACCCGAGTGCGTTTGGCAAAGCGTTTGGTCCGAAACTGCGGCCACGCCGGTAACCGATGGCGTCAGTCGACAGGCCGTGACCACGCACCGGCCACTGTCGCAATGCCAGCCACCCGAATTTACAAGGAATGCCCACGATGAATTATCAAGTCATCCTGTTGCCGCAGGACGCCAGCGCCGAACGCGTTGCCGCCTTCGCCAAGCTGTTCAAATCCGATGAAGAAAAAGCCCGTGCCTGCTTTGCCCGCGCGCCGATGGTGCTGAAAGCCAACCTCGACGCCGATGGCGCCGAGAAATACCGCATCGCGCTTGGCCGCGCCGACATCCAGTGTGAAGTCAAACGCATGGCGGTCAGCACCGACGACAGCAACGCCAACGCCACCACAGTCATGAGCAGCGCCGCCGTGGCCCGCTCGGTCGCCGCACATACTGAGCGCACAAGCGCCGACAGCACGACGCAGGTGGCAAGTGGCGGAAACGGTGGCGGTGGCAGTCAACAACTGGCGCGCGATTCCGGATTCAGCGATGACGCCCTGCCCGGTTTCAAATTCCGCATCGAAGGCCGGCCCGATTTCAGTTTCCTGACGGTCAAGCTGCCAGCCAACAAGACCCTGAAAGTCGAAGCGTCGGCGATGGCAACCATGGACAGCCATATCCAGATGAAGTCGAAGCTGCGTGGCGGCCTCGGCCGCTTCCTGACCGGTGAATCCATTGTGATGAATGAATTCACGGCAGCGAACATGCCCGGTGAAATCGGCATTGCGCCGCCCTCACCCGGCGACCTGCGTCACGTTTATCTGAATGGCGAAACGATTTACCTGCAGAACTCGGCCTTCGTTGCCGCCGACATGGGCGTCACCATCGAAAGCCAGTGGCAGGGTTTCACCAAAGGCTTTTTCTCCGGCGAAAGCCTGTTCCTGATCCGCGCCCAAGGCACCGGCGATCTGTGGTTCAACTCGTATGGCGGCGTCATCGATCTGGATGTTGACGGCGACTACGTGGTCGACACCGGCAATATCGTCGCGTTCACCGAAGGGCTGGATTACAAGATCAGCAAAGTCGGCGGCTACAAATCGCTGTTCTTCTCCGGCGAAGGCCTGGTCTGCCGCTTC contains:
- a CDS encoding penicillin-insensitive murein endopeptidase — encoded protein: MTKRILTGMCCGSLLILTAMPAIAVDATSVCHGSAEHGRLERGWQLPRSGDNFSAYSGIGAMLGRNYVHSQVYAVVLAAYASLASQQPTIQFVYGETGKREGGEFSPHKTHQNGLSVDFMVPVRDEKGRSVPLPTGVSNQFGYKIEFSKAGKYEDLSIDFDAMAEHLLAIKQAAAERGVGIRRVIFDNDLQALLFRSARGKGLAQQLPFSKKKPWVRHDEHYHIDFELPCAK
- a CDS encoding TIGR00266 family protein, whose product is MKIDLKGSAAFSYLDVELAPGETLITEPDAMASMAADLDLDAKFNGGFIKGLLRKYLGGESLFINHFSNNTNGPRTLTVVQPTPGALRCIDLQGNSFCLQPGAFLACTPGVTISLRWAGFVSLLAREGLFKLEVSGTGQVWYGAYGELLEREVDGEFIVDSGHLVGYEPQMQLKLQLAGGIFSSLFGGEGLVTRLQGKGKIIIQTRSISGLVGWLNPKLP
- a CDS encoding TIGR00266 family protein, which translates into the protein MNYQVILLPQDASAERVAAFAKLFKSDEEKARACFARAPMVLKANLDADGAEKYRIALGRADIQCEVKRMAVSTDDSNANATTVMSSAAVARSVAAHTERTSADSTTQVASGGNGGGGSQQLARDSGFSDDALPGFKFRIEGRPDFSFLTVKLPANKTLKVEASAMATMDSHIQMKSKLRGGLGRFLTGESIVMNEFTAANMPGEIGIAPPSPGDLRHVYLNGETIYLQNSAFVAADMGVTIESQWQGFTKGFFSGESLFLIRAQGTGDLWFNSYGGVIDLDVDGDYVVDTGNIVAFTEGLDYKISKVGGYKSLFFSGEGLVCRFSGKGKVWIQTRAVGAFAAWAHPFRPLPKRS
- a CDS encoding GNAT family N-acetyltransferase — its product is MNLLQTTRLSMRRMTGADASFLVQLLNQDSFLRFIGDKQVRNELDALRYLRDGPDAMYERYGFCLHRVALKDSDQPIGMCGLLKREQLEGPDIGFAFLTEHNGKGYGSEAAAAVLDYAFSTLQLPRVIAIANADNVASHRLLTKIGMQYQGLRSVYPGEPELVWFAKDREVTTSA
- a CDS encoding M48 family metallopeptidase, encoding MTAVSYSAQAYSPDHGETKLSGELTVTATAVHFQSPDAQVTLPLQGLHIKLGGASNRLVFFEHPQIRDWVVYSSDRTVLANPHLASHPEARDQVNEARGARMVGWGIFAFLLTLFVALPLWLVSNLDRASAWVAPSIPADWEHKLGETVFAQYKLSNTLLDDAEANRALAQLTGDLIQAAHSERYSFTLHINTDSELNAFALPDGTVVLNAGLILAADHADEVLGVLAHEVSHVRHQHGVRQIISSSGIYLIVSALIGDASGVMAVVASASPMLLSQSYSRYFETEADAEGAKLMTQIHGDIGGLVSFFEKMQALEEKRLAEITDENAREALKATANLLGTHPATEDRISALKALAARHYSRDPNREDAFQALKARVAELVSKADDAKPDADPESENQSAATESQTELAR
- a CDS encoding TIGR00266 family protein, which encodes MHIEFSHQPGNTAARIQLAQGESCTAESGAMIAMSGNMDITTTTHKKGSGSVMKAVKRLLSGESLFLNHFEPRSGNGEVWLGSTLAGDMMEYQLNNESLIVQSGSFLACESGIEIDLGWQGFKSLLSGESVFWLNLKGKGKVVLSSFGAIYPVQVNGEYIVDTGHIVAFNETLDFSLTKAGKSWIHSMLGGEGLVCKFKGRGTVWCQSHNPSAFGKAFGPKLRPRR